A single genomic interval of Deltaproteobacteria bacterium harbors:
- a CDS encoding Gfo/Idh/MocA family oxidoreductase, translating to MKVAVVGVGYWGKNLVRVFHELGVLEMICDTDKNKIEQLKKIYPSVSFSSCFDDVLSSSVEGIVISTPASTHYKLAKETLSSEKDVFVEKPLSLSKAEAKELVSISDEKKLILMVGNILHYHPAYVKLKEIVEDGAIGNILYIHTRRLNLGRVERERNALWGLAPHDVSLILDILKEKPKRLNSFTHKERDVLDSAWISMDFPSKRKAQISVSWLYPFKEQKFLVVGEKMMALFDDCAGWNEKLKIYAYSMEKNEIISLQEKALFKVDIEQKEPLEEECRHFIRCVQNRERPETDGKNMIDVVSIIEECVKHESSVPKFKTTIHRS from the coding sequence ATGAAAGTAGCAGTAGTAGGTGTAGGATACTGGGGGAAAAATTTAGTAAGGGTTTTCCATGAATTGGGCGTATTGGAAATGATATGCGACACAGACAAAAACAAGATAGAACAATTAAAGAAGATATATCCTTCGGTTTCTTTCAGCTCCTGTTTTGATGATGTTCTATCATCCTCTGTTGAAGGAATAGTCATCTCTACTCCCGCCTCTACCCATTACAAACTGGCTAAAGAAACACTATCTTCCGAAAAAGATGTATTCGTAGAAAAACCCCTGTCTCTATCTAAAGCAGAAGCTAAAGAACTCGTTTCCATATCGGATGAGAAAAAACTCATTTTAATGGTAGGAAACATTCTCCATTATCATCCTGCCTATGTAAAATTGAAGGAAATTGTAGAAGATGGAGCGATAGGCAATATATTGTATATTCACACCAGAAGATTAAACCTGGGCAGAGTGGAAAGAGAAAGAAATGCCTTATGGGGATTGGCACCGCACGATGTTTCCTTAATTTTAGATATTCTAAAGGAGAAACCTAAAAGATTAAACAGTTTTACACATAAGGAAAGAGATGTATTGGATAGTGCCTGGATTTCTATGGATTTTCCTTCTAAGAGAAAGGCACAAATATCTGTTTCCTGGTTGTATCCATTTAAAGAACAGAAATTCCTTGTCGTGGGCGAAAAAATGATGGCCCTATTTGACGATTGTGCAGGTTGGAATGAAAAATTGAAAATATATGCTTATTCTATGGAAAAAAATGAAATAATCTCACTGCAAGAAAAAGCATTATTTAAGGTTGACATAGAACAAAAAGAACCGTTAGAGGAAGAATGCAGACACTTCATCCGGTGTGTTCAAAATAGAGAAAGACCAGAAACAGACGGAAAAAATATGATTGATGTTGTTTCTATTATTGAGGAGTGTGTAAAACATGAGAGTTCCGTTCCTAAATTTAAAACTACAATACACAGAAGCTAA
- a CDS encoding polysaccharide deacetylase family protein: MKWKTKAILGLSFLTIFFSRYNFWRKREIGIPVLLYHRLSKQKTCTGVDKFSIDSKNFYYHMDYLKQMGYKTVNVENLEECEGKCVCITFDDGYKDNMYAYPVLKKYGYTATFFVVTDWIEKGRSPCGLKMMSWEDIKFLKKSGFEIGSHSLSHKKLPLLSIEDKKKELLNSKKIIEEKIKSPVCSFSYPYGAWDDESKKIAKEYYKKTLVVKQKIYTKKDDIFLIPRAVMRKNTDMVDFYLLLTRGRSRI, from the coding sequence ATGAAATGGAAAACTAAAGCGATTTTGGGCTTGTCATTTTTAACTATTTTCTTTTCTCGCTATAATTTCTGGCGGAAAAGAGAGATAGGCATCCCCGTCCTTTTGTATCATCGCCTCTCAAAACAAAAGACATGCACAGGTGTAGATAAGTTTTCTATTGATAGTAAAAATTTCTACTATCATATGGATTATTTGAAACAAATGGGATATAAAACAGTGAATGTGGAAAATTTAGAAGAATGCGAGGGAAAATGTGTGTGCATAACATTTGACGACGGCTACAAAGACAATATGTATGCCTACCCTGTATTAAAAAAATATGGATATACAGCGACATTTTTTGTCGTTACCGATTGGATAGAAAAAGGAAGAAGTCCGTGCGGATTAAAGATGATGAGCTGGGAGGATATAAAATTCTTGAAAAAAAGCGGTTTTGAGATTGGTTCTCACTCTCTCAGTCATAAAAAATTGCCCCTGTTGAGTATAGAAGACAAAAAAAAGGAATTGTTAAACAGCAAAAAAATAATAGAGGAAAAGATAAAATCTCCTGTGTGTTCTTTCTCTTATCCCTATGGTGCATGGGATGATGAATCAAAAAAAATAGCAAAAGAATATTATAAAAAGACATTGGTTGTTAAACAAAAAATATATACAAAGAAGGATGATATATTTCTTATCCCCAGAGCAGTTATGAGAAAAAATACAGATATGGTAGATTTTTATCTTTTACTTACTCGAGGAAGGAGCAGAATATGA
- the gatA gene encoding Asp-tRNA(Asn)/Glu-tRNA(Gln) amidotransferase subunit GatA: protein MLYSLTLTEILQMIEKKETNAREVFLSLKERIQEIEKHINAYITIFDEEPEEKGLLKGLPIAIKDNMCMKDKKTTCGSCMLENFVSPYNATVIEKLEKSGASFIGKTNMDEFAMGSSCETSYFGPTKNPWDINCIPGGSSGGSAAAVASGEAICALGSDTGGSIRQPAALCGVVGMKPTYGRISRYGLVAFASSLDQIGPITRTVEDTALLLNIICGKDERDSTSADIPVPDFKKALNKDIKGVKIGVYEEGLKDCSEAVKENFKKAEDVFTGLGAELVSINLPHLEYAVADYYIIAPAEASSNLARYDGVKYGFQQWKDDLMEMYKETRSSGFGNEVKRRILLGTYVLSSGYYDAYYLKAQKVRTLIKEDFDEAFKQVKAIISPTSPTETFKLGEKINDPLKMYLSDIFTIPANLAGLPAISVPMGLSKDSLPVGLQIMGGAFCEDEIISIAHAFERKTCFHKKIPIFKE, encoded by the coding sequence ATGCTTTATAGTTTAACATTAACAGAAATTCTCCAAATGATAGAGAAGAAAGAAACCAATGCAAGGGAGGTATTTCTCTCGCTAAAGGAGCGCATACAGGAAATAGAAAAACACATAAATGCTTATATAACAATATTTGATGAGGAACCGGAAGAAAAAGGCTTACTTAAAGGCTTGCCTATTGCCATAAAGGACAACATGTGCATGAAAGATAAAAAGACAACCTGCGGCTCTTGTATGCTTGAGAATTTCGTTTCTCCTTATAATGCAACGGTAATAGAAAAATTAGAGAAAAGTGGAGCAAGTTTCATTGGTAAAACTAATATGGATGAATTTGCCATGGGCTCATCCTGCGAGACATCCTATTTTGGGCCTACGAAAAATCCATGGGATATAAATTGTATTCCGGGGGGCTCAAGTGGAGGTTCCGCTGCTGCTGTTGCGAGTGGCGAGGCTATCTGTGCCTTAGGTTCGGACACTGGTGGATCGATTAGACAACCGGCTGCTCTGTGCGGTGTAGTGGGAATGAAACCTACCTACGGACGCATATCTCGCTATGGTCTGGTCGCTTTTGCCTCATCTTTAGATCAGATAGGTCCCATAACCAGAACGGTAGAAGATACGGCACTGCTTTTGAACATCATTTGCGGAAAGGATGAAAGAGACTCCACATCAGCAGACATACCAGTTCCCGATTTCAAAAAAGCATTAAACAAGGATATAAAAGGTGTGAAAATCGGCGTTTACGAAGAAGGTTTGAAAGATTGTTCGGAAGCAGTCAAAGAAAATTTTAAAAAGGCGGAAGATGTATTCACCGGCTTGGGCGCAGAACTTGTTTCCATTAACCTTCCTCATTTAGAATATGCGGTGGCAGATTATTATATCATCGCTCCTGCTGAGGCTTCCTCTAATTTAGCAAGATACGATGGAGTAAAATACGGCTTTCAACAGTGGAAAGACGATCTTATGGAGATGTATAAAGAAACACGCAGTAGTGGATTTGGCAACGAGGTAAAAAGAAGAATACTGTTGGGAACATATGTGCTTTCTTCTGGTTATTATGATGCCTATTATCTAAAGGCACAAAAGGTGCGCACTCTGATCAAAGAGGATTTTGACGAGGCATTCAAGCAAGTTAAGGCGATTATTTCACCTACCTCTCCTACTGAAACCTTTAAATTAGGCGAAAAGATAAATGATCCCTTAAAAATGTATCTTTCTGACATATTCACTATACCAGCAAACCTGGCAGGGTTGCCTGCAATCAGTGTTCCTATGGGTTTATCCAAAGATTCCTTGCCGGTAGGTTTACAAATTATGGGCGGAGCTTTTTGTGAGGATGAAATTATCAGCATTGCACATGCCTTTGAAAGAAAAACATGTTTTCATAAAAAAATTCCTATTTTTAAGGAGTAA
- a CDS encoding glycosyltransferase family 2 protein yields MSVAAVLVVKNEETYLRKTLSALRWVDEIVVVDSGSTDKTVDIAKDFTDKVYIKQWMGYGKQKNFALSKVNSKWVLSIDGDETVTEELAKEIVKAIKNDRYDGYLINIQLVFLGKPLRFGGVYPDYHLRLFKREKGDFVESDVHERINLNGTKTKLNGKILHYSYKNLHDYLQKFNSYTTLSARQKARQGKKTNAIYPFLRFGGELFKRFILKLAILDGYPGMLYAFLSSFYSFMKYAKLYEMEN; encoded by the coding sequence GTGAGTGTCGCTGCTGTCTTAGTTGTCAAAAATGAAGAAACATACTTGAGAAAAACTCTAAGTGCACTGAGATGGGTAGATGAAATTGTTGTTGTAGATTCAGGCAGCACAGATAAAACAGTTGATATTGCAAAAGATTTTACCGACAAGGTATATATCAAACAATGGATGGGCTATGGAAAACAAAAGAATTTTGCATTGAGCAAGGTAAATAGTAAGTGGGTTTTGTCCATAGACGGAGATGAAACAGTAACCGAAGAATTAGCAAAAGAGATAGTAAAAGCCATAAAAAACGATAGATACGATGGATATTTAATAAATATTCAACTTGTTTTCTTGGGTAAACCCTTAAGATTCGGCGGCGTATATCCTGATTATCATCTGCGTTTGTTCAAAAGGGAGAAGGGAGATTTTGTGGAATCGGATGTGCATGAAAGAATAAATTTAAACGGCACAAAAACTAAATTAAATGGCAAAATTCTCCACTACAGTTATAAAAATCTCCATGATTACTTGCAGAAATTCAACAGTTACACAACTTTGTCTGCAAGACAAAAAGCCAGGCAGGGAAAGAAAACAAATGCCATTTATCCCTTCTTGCGTTTTGGTGGAGAATTATTTAAAAGATTTATTCTTAAATTAGCTATTTTGGATGGTTACCCGGGCATGCTCTATGCTTTTTTATCTTCATTCTATTCTTTTATGAAATATGCAAAACTGTATGAAATGGAAAACTAA